One region of Enterobacter ludwigii genomic DNA includes:
- the lpxB gene encoding lipid-A-disaccharide synthase has translation MVDSRPLTIALVAGETSGDILGAGLIRALKARVPNARFVGVAGPLMQAEGCEAWYEMEELAVMGIVEVLGRLRRLLHIRADLTRRFTELKPDVFVGIDAPDFNITLEGNLKKQGIKTIHYVSPSVWAWRQKRVFKIGRSTNLVLAFLPFEKAFYDRFNVPCRFIGHTMADAMPLDPDKKAARDVLGIPHDAHCLALLPGSRGAEVEMLSADFLKTAQILRQTYPDLEVVVPLVNAKRREQFERIKAEVAPDLHVRLLDGKGREAMYASDAALLASGTAALECMLAKCPMVVGYRMKPFTFWLAKRLVKTDYVSLPNLLAGRELVKELLQDECQPQALADALLPLLADGKTSHQMHDTFRELHQQIRCNADEQAADAVLELAR, from the coding sequence ATGGTCGACAGTCGTCCGCTTACGATAGCCCTGGTCGCCGGAGAAACCTCCGGCGATATTCTTGGTGCAGGTCTTATCCGTGCGCTTAAGGCGCGTGTACCCAATGCACGATTTGTTGGCGTTGCTGGCCCGCTGATGCAGGCCGAAGGCTGTGAAGCCTGGTATGAAATGGAAGAGCTGGCTGTGATGGGCATCGTTGAGGTGCTGGGGCGGCTACGCCGTTTACTGCATATTCGTGCCGATCTTACTCGCCGCTTTACCGAACTGAAACCCGATGTGTTTGTCGGTATCGATGCACCTGATTTCAACATTACCCTCGAAGGGAATCTGAAAAAGCAGGGCATAAAAACCATTCATTACGTCAGTCCGTCCGTCTGGGCGTGGCGACAAAAACGTGTTTTCAAAATCGGACGGTCCACCAACCTGGTGCTGGCTTTCCTGCCTTTCGAAAAAGCGTTTTACGACAGATTTAATGTTCCGTGCCGTTTTATCGGTCATACCATGGCGGATGCGATGCCATTGGATCCGGATAAAAAAGCGGCGCGCGACGTGCTCGGCATCCCGCATGATGCGCACTGTCTGGCATTGCTGCCAGGCAGCCGTGGCGCAGAAGTTGAGATGCTGAGCGCCGATTTCCTCAAAACGGCGCAAATTCTTCGCCAGACATACCCCGATCTGGAAGTCGTTGTTCCGCTGGTGAATGCCAAACGCCGCGAGCAGTTTGAGCGCATCAAAGCGGAAGTCGCCCCGGATCTTCACGTTCGTCTTCTGGACGGGAAAGGGCGGGAAGCGATGTATGCGAGCGATGCCGCGCTGCTGGCCTCCGGCACGGCGGCGCTGGAATGTATGCTGGCGAAATGCCCGATGGTGGTCGGCTATCGCATGAAGCCGTTCACCTTCTGGCTGGCAAAACGTCTGGTGAAAACGGATTATGTCTCCCTGCCAAACCTGCTTGCCGGGCGCGAGCTGGTGAAAGAGCTGTTGCAGGATGAGTGCCAGCCACAGGCGCTTGCCGATGCGTTGCTGCCGCTGCTCGCCGACGGCAAGACCAGCCACCAGATGCATGATACGTTCCGTGAACTGCATCAGCAGATCCGCTGTAATGCCGATGAGCAAGCGGCTGATGCGGTGCTGGAGTTAGCTAGATGA
- the rnhB gene encoding ribonuclease HII — MMEFVYPHTHLVAGVDEVGRGPLVGAVVTAAVILDPTRPIIGLNDSKKLSEKRRLALFSEIQEKALAWSLGRAEPHEIDELNILHATMLAMQRAVAGLKIPPEYVLIDGNRCPSLPMPSMAVVKGDSRVAEISAASIIAKVTRDAEMAALDLTYPQYGFAQHKGYPTAFHLEKLAEHGATEHHRRSFGPVKRALGLVS, encoded by the coding sequence ATGATGGAATTTGTATATCCTCATACCCACCTTGTGGCGGGTGTGGATGAAGTGGGGCGTGGGCCGTTAGTGGGGGCTGTAGTGACCGCAGCGGTGATCCTCGATCCGACCCGCCCGATTATTGGACTGAACGACTCTAAAAAATTGTCCGAAAAGCGTCGACTGGCGCTGTTTAGTGAGATTCAGGAGAAGGCGCTGGCCTGGAGCCTGGGGCGCGCTGAACCGCATGAAATCGACGAGCTGAATATTTTGCATGCCACGATGCTGGCGATGCAGCGTGCGGTGGCGGGTCTGAAAATACCCCCGGAATACGTCCTGATTGACGGTAACCGTTGTCCGTCATTGCCTATGCCTTCGATGGCCGTGGTCAAAGGCGATAGCCGCGTCGCAGAAATCAGTGCCGCTTCTATTATTGCCAAAGTGACACGCGATGCCGAAATGGCCGCGCTGGATCTCACTTACCCTCAGTATGGTTTCGCCCAGCACAAGGGGTATCCAACAGCTTTCCATCTGGAAAAGCTGGCTGAACATGGCGCAACCGAACATCACCGGCGCAGCTTTGGCCCGGTGAAACGCGCGCTGGGACTGGTGTCCTGA
- the lpxD gene encoding UDP-3-O-(3-hydroxymyristoyl)glucosamine N-acyltransferase — MPSIRLADLAQQLDAELHGDGDIVITAVASMQSAKAGTITFMVSPKYREQLAQCQASAVVLTQDDLPYATVSALVVKNPYLTYARMAQILDTTPQPAQNIAASAAIDPTAQLGNNVAVGANAVIESGVVLGDNVVIGPGCFVGKNTKIGAGTRLWANVSIYHEVEIGENCLVQSSTVIGSDGFGYANDRGNWVKIPQLGRVIIGDRVEIGACTTIDRGALDDTIIGNGVIIDNQCQIAHNVVIGDNTAVAGGVIMAGSLKIGRYCMIGGASVINGHMEICDKVTVTGMGMVMRPITEPGVYSSGIPLQPNKVWRKTAALVMNIDDMSKRLKSLERKIDQQD, encoded by the coding sequence ATGCCTTCAATTCGACTGGCTGATTTAGCTCAGCAGTTGGATGCAGAATTACACGGTGATGGCGATATCGTCATCACCGCTGTTGCGTCCATGCAATCTGCTAAAGCTGGCACGATTACCTTCATGGTAAGCCCTAAGTACCGTGAGCAACTGGCTCAATGCCAGGCGTCAGCTGTTGTTCTGACGCAGGACGATCTTCCATATGCCACTGTAAGCGCACTGGTAGTGAAAAACCCCTACCTGACTTATGCACGCATGGCACAAATTCTTGACACCACGCCGCAGCCGGCCCAGAACATTGCTGCCAGTGCAGCGATTGATCCGACGGCTCAGTTGGGTAACAACGTAGCGGTTGGTGCGAATGCCGTTATCGAGTCTGGCGTAGTGTTGGGCGATAACGTCGTTATCGGACCGGGTTGCTTCGTTGGGAAAAATACGAAAATCGGCGCCGGGACCCGTTTATGGGCCAATGTGTCCATTTACCATGAAGTTGAAATTGGCGAAAATTGCCTCGTCCAGTCCAGTACAGTGATTGGATCGGATGGCTTTGGTTACGCTAACGATCGTGGTAATTGGGTTAAAATCCCACAGCTTGGTCGCGTGATCATTGGCGATCGTGTGGAGATCGGGGCCTGTACCACTATTGACCGTGGCGCGCTTGACGACACGATCATTGGCAATGGTGTTATCATTGATAACCAGTGCCAGATTGCGCATAACGTTGTGATTGGCGACAATACCGCGGTAGCGGGGGGCGTCATCATGGCTGGCAGCCTGAAAATTGGCCGTTACTGCATGATTGGCGGCGCGAGCGTGATTAATGGCCATATGGAAATATGCGACAAAGTCACAGTGACGGGAATGGGCATGGTAATGCGCCCTATCACTGAACCTGGCGTCTATTCCTCCGGCATCCCGCTGCAACCCAACAAGGTATGGCGTAAAACAGCAGCTCTGGTGATGAACATTGATGATATGAGCAAGCGTCTCAAGTCTCTTGAGCGCAAGATCGATCAACAAGACTAA
- the lpxA gene encoding acyl-ACP--UDP-N-acetylglucosamine O-acyltransferase, protein MIDKSAFIHPTAIVETGAIIGANVHIGPFCIVGPHVEIGEGTVLKSHVVVNGHTTIGCNNEIYQFASIGEVNQDLKYAGESTRLEIGDRNRIRESVTIHRGTVQGGGLTKVGSDNLFMVNAHIAHDCTVGDRCILANNATLAGHVSVDDFAIIGGMTAVHQFCIIGAHVMVGGCSGVAQDVPPYVIAQGNHATPFGVNIEGLKRRGFSREAITAIRNAYKLLYRSGKTLEEAKPEIAELANKYPEVNAFMEFFDRSTRGLIR, encoded by the coding sequence GTGATTGATAAATCCGCCTTTATTCATCCTACCGCGATTGTGGAAACCGGTGCCATCATTGGCGCTAACGTCCACATTGGCCCGTTTTGTATTGTTGGACCGCATGTCGAAATTGGTGAGGGTACAGTACTGAAATCTCACGTTGTCGTGAATGGTCACACGACCATTGGCTGCAATAACGAGATCTATCAGTTCGCCTCCATCGGCGAAGTTAACCAGGATCTTAAATATGCTGGTGAGTCGACCCGTCTGGAAATTGGCGATCGTAACCGTATTCGCGAAAGCGTCACCATTCATCGTGGAACAGTACAGGGTGGTGGGTTGACGAAGGTGGGCAGCGATAACCTGTTTATGGTTAATGCGCATATCGCGCACGACTGTACCGTGGGTGACCGCTGTATTCTTGCCAACAACGCAACGCTGGCAGGACACGTATCGGTTGATGACTTCGCAATTATTGGCGGCATGACCGCAGTCCATCAGTTCTGCATTATTGGTGCACACGTGATGGTCGGCGGATGCTCCGGTGTGGCGCAGGACGTCCCACCGTATGTGATTGCGCAGGGCAACCATGCCACGCCGTTTGGCGTGAACATCGAAGGCCTCAAGCGTCGTGGCTTTAGCCGCGAAGCGATTACTGCCATCCGCAACGCGTACAAACTGCTGTACCGTAGCGGCAAAACGCTGGAAGAGGCGAAGCCGGAAATTGCCGAGCTGGCGAATAAGTACCCGGAGGTGAACGCGTTCATGGAATTCTTTGACCGTTCAACAAGGGGTCTGATTCGTTAA
- the fabZ gene encoding 3-hydroxyacyl-ACP dehydratase FabZ, translating into MTTDTHTLHIEEILELLPHRYPFLLVDRVLDFEEGRFLRAVKNVSVNEPFFQGHFPGKPIFPGVLILEAMAQATGILAFKSVGKLEPGELYYFAGIDEARFKRPVVPGDQMIMEVTFEKTRRGLTRFKGVALVDGKVVCEATMMCARSRES; encoded by the coding sequence TTGACTACTGACACTCATACTCTGCATATTGAAGAGATTTTAGAACTTCTGCCGCACCGCTACCCGTTTCTGCTGGTAGACCGTGTGCTGGATTTTGAAGAAGGTCGTTTTCTGCGCGCAGTGAAAAATGTTTCCGTGAACGAGCCGTTCTTCCAGGGGCACTTCCCTGGTAAGCCTATCTTCCCGGGTGTGTTGATTCTGGAAGCGATGGCTCAGGCTACCGGTATTCTGGCGTTTAAAAGCGTTGGCAAACTGGAGCCAGGTGAGCTGTATTACTTCGCGGGTATTGATGAAGCGCGCTTTAAGCGCCCTGTCGTGCCTGGTGATCAGATGATCATGGAAGTCACTTTTGAAAAAACGCGTCGTGGCCTGACTCGCTTCAAAGGCGTAGCGCTGGTTGACGGCAAAGTTGTTTGCGAAGCGACGATGATGTGTGCTCGTAGCCGGGAGTCCTGA